In Anopheles gambiae chromosome 2, idAnoGambNW_F1_1, whole genome shotgun sequence, a single window of DNA contains:
- the LOC1273297 gene encoding uncharacterized protein LOC1273297, with the protein MIWPGLLFMLLSSAFMLPGATAEHHNMSHTKDCTRFHEQCVRCTDTGCVKCTEVLRIDTGECLSECPSGYGAQWSTSSEYMGRVCHPVGMSGSFLAAVVGIIAGAILCVVLIFGALAILRRRQKRKKYRESFIDENIDRLEFLRQLDELRPQAEYFLQMLNDTRRQIRKLHLAGDSAGAATYHPVVRDLAKILILLNKPIELINAPPHDWQRLYVWAERVLDRYKPELAQLIEFLQQPSASDPRLGASDHSTFKSASYHQHGGAPGTDLSPSLSQKNERNLLQPELIQLQKHRTLPSMQTTHHFLGSLISLHEFDERSSHTTDTSSNHHSTTGVVSGSGGGGGGGGGNNPFDDTFDHVRTYLSTSGMNDSSLWLQDEFFKLGFRPQDEITTEL; encoded by the coding sequence ACTGTACCCGCTTTCACGAGCAATGTGTCCGCTGCACCGATACGGGCTGCGTCAAGTGTACGGAAGTGCTGCGCATCGACACCGGCGAATGTCTGTCGGAGTGCCCGAGCGGGTACGGCGCCCAGTGGTCTACGAGCAGCGAGTACATGGGCCGCGTCTGCCATCCGGTCGGGATGTCGGGCTCGTTCCTGGCGGCCGTCGTCGGCATCATTGCTGGGGCGATCCTGTGCGTGGTGCTGATTTTCGGTGCGCTGGCCATCCTGCGACGGCGCCAGAAGCGCAAAAAGTACCGCGAATCGTTCATCGACGAAAACATCGACCGGCTCGAGTTCTTGCGCCAGCTGGACGAGCTGCGCCCGCAGGCGGAATACTTCCTGCAGATGCTGAACGACACGCGGCGCCAGATACGGAAGCTGCACCTGGCCGGTGACAGTGCCGGCGCTGCCACGTACCATCCGGTGGTGCGCGATCTCGCCAAAATACTGATCCTGCTGAACAAACCGATCGAGCTGATCAATGCGCCACCGCACGACTGGCAGCGGCTGTACGTGTGGGCCGAACGTGTGCTCGACCGCTACAAGCCCGAGCTGGCGCAGCTGATCGAGTTTCTGCAGCAACCGTCTGCCTCCGATCCACGGCTCGGTGCGTCGGACCATTCCACCTTCAAGTCGGCATCGTACCACCAGCACGGTGGTGCGCCGGGCACGGACCTATCGCCGAGCCTGAGCCAGAAGAACGAGCGCAACCTGCTGCAGCCGGAGTTGATCCAGCTGCAGAAACATCGCACACTGCCGTCGATGCAGACCACGCACCACTTCCTCGGTTCGCTGATCAGTTTGCACGAGTTTGACGAACGATCGTCCCACACGACCGACACCAGCTCGAACCACCATTCGACGACCGGCGTCGTTAGTgggagcggtggtggtggcggcggaggTGGTGGCAACAATCCGTTCGACGATACGTTCGATCACGTTCGCACGTACCTGTCCACGTCCGGGATGAACGACAGTTCGCTCTGGTTGCAGGACGAGTTCTTTAAGCTGGGCTTCCGGCCCCAGGACGAAATCACGACCGAGCTTTGA
- the LOC1273296 gene encoding mediator of RNA polymerase II transcription subunit 27 encodes MNLEPINNALSQLRVLRSSVGQVFETLGTGVRADHGEEGKEQKFLQELQELLNSVNANLKDFESCINDLTPPQTPLTLANSAYLSLETNLERQALYPHLVQSYKWHDKLHEYSTFASTLLQQNSLKRSYYTNTKRRRSLPSSHLATPQMVENLIGSIHYNNMNLKIARPFMTNAILHITIARVLRAAVILKGLLIEWVTVKGYEESLLDGVDEQWTESRHQVFRKVQDHAHSAMLHFFSPTLPELAIRSFITWFRSYVTLFADPCKKCGKHLHNTLPPTWRDLRTLEPFHEECKQ; translated from the exons ATGAATTTAGAACCAATTAACAACGCTCTCTCTCAGTTGCGCGTGTTGCGCTCGAGTGTAGGTCAAGTGTTCGAAACGCTCGGCACAGGAGTGCGTGCAGACCATGGCGAAGAGGGCAAGGAGCAGAAGTTTCTTCAAGAGCTACAGGAGCTACTCAACTCGGTTAACGCTAATCTCAA AGACTTTGAATCCTGCATAAACGATCTAACGCCACCCCAGACGCCGCTGACGCTTGCCAACTCGGCATACCTGTCGCTGGAGACGAACCTCGAACGGCAGGCACTGTATCCGCACCTGGTGCAGAGCTACAAATGGCACGACAAGCTGCACGAGTACAGCACCTTCGCCTCGACGCTACTGCAGCAGAACTCGCTGAAACGCTCGTACTACACCAACACCAAGCGCCGACGGTCGCTTCCCTCGAGCCATCTGGCCACACCGCAAATGGTGGAAAATCTGATCGGTAGCATACATTACAACAACATGAACCTGAAAATTGCACGCCCCTTTATGACGAATGCAATTTTACAC ATAACCATTGCCCGTGTGCTGCGCGCTGCAGTCATACTGAAGGGACTGCTGATCGAATGGGTGACGGTGAAAGGGTACGAGGAGTCACTGCTGGACGGGGTCGACGAGCAATGGACCGAATCGAGACATCAGGTATTCCGCAAGGTGCAGGATCATGCACATTCGGCaatgttgcattttttctcACCCACACTGCCGGAGCTGGCCATACGCAGCTTTATC aCGTGGTTCCGAAGCTACGTAACCCTTTTCGCTGATCCGTGTAAAAAGTGTGGAAAACATCTGCACAACACACTTCCACCGACCTGGCGCGATTTACGAACGTTGGAACCGTTTCACGAAGAATGTAAACAGTAA
- the LOC1273295 gene encoding vacuolar protein sorting-associated protein 11 homolog produces MAIFEWRKFNFFDLRQGVDKDNVSGALQGAKITATANGSSLIVICDSNGYIHTFSRTWSAISFKGHEGSILLCDIAKPNNLLVTVGEDINGPSFKVWNLSKLSATNGAQCLRTVRTMVSVPTALAVSDGGQFMAIGFAQGNISLYRGDISRDRSKTLKQLTAGTSDIAGIAFKHCHKHTQMFVCSNSGVYVYNLHSRDKEIRVILATMKKPVGCCALQTGHNEGHFMVGLEDAVYCYTSDGRGPCYALEGNKTLLHWYRSHLLVVMRNPRSPGGFTLTVIDIQNKFIVFTSPIEEVSAILTEFGTCYILTEGKQILHLDEKDLQSKLNVLFKKNLYDIAVRIAKCNQYDAEGLAGIFKQYGDHLYSKGDFAGAVEQYAKTIGYLEPSYVIQRFLDARHIHYLTDYLQTIHAQGRATADHTTLLLNCFTRLDRTTQLKEFLKNDQKSNLFDIDVAIKVCRDASYVEEALQLAKAHRKHDACLSILTEDMGQFEEALNYIESLACAEAEHSIKRYGSVLMANCPSRTIALLKKLCTEYATNRNSTQGRDALTVADLLADLNLNDERGHGNPEEFIHLFDDTELLIDFLEHLIRFVPASSQCVYSTLIEHYLYRWKESTAVEEKLLDLLKFNTDRYDKNHALAQCRMHEFWPGVMYLYEEDKLYHLIIRHYLRHRQYEELLACCRKLAHNNASLWLLTLNGLKNDAQAPPHLFNQILQVISQKRLQAPLQVLDCLAVDNGPNFLSVKEYFMQVFQKEQDTIRSEEEQARAYREESVSIKRYIKHLQEGNVEFQNTTCDACKQPLSMPALFFLCKHSYHQDCIRSYTDTERDCPVCNKNNMQLIEALRAQSEARDQHEMFHDLLDRSPEPFSVVADYFGRGLFNKLLIVEEGDPPMEIPEPPKQTERAKPSPSVAYEPRPAIPPQPAAPAYTSEARLRQEEGGRSGQLRMESQESEMRLRLMEQERIRQRQQAATMAQQQMKLRDDRRSPKMQSPYGSPRPASASVDLSKQLLNPFEKANVVPSSKPISSAKDIAKIPIATTARNPFEEEEAADYDNTKNPFGEESAPAAIDRSAARNPFEEEYDSKLDPFAE; encoded by the exons ATGGCTATCTTCGAG TGGCGTAAGTTCAACTTTTTCGACCTCCGCCAGGGCGTCGATAAAGATAACGTGTCCGGGGCGTTGCAGGGCGCAAAGATTACCGCGACGGCCAATGGCAGCAGCTTGATCGTGATTTGCGACTCGAACGGATACATCCACACATTCAGCCGCACCTGGTCGGCCATCAGCTTTAAGGGCCACGAAGGCTCGATACTGCTGTGCGACATTGCCAAGCCCAACAATCTGCTCGTAACGGTGGGCGAAGATATTAATGGCCCCTCATTTAAGGTTTGGAACCTGTCGAAGCTGTCCGCCACGAATGGGGCGCAATGTTtgcgcaccgtgcgaacgatGGTGTCCGTGCCAACCGCGCTGGCCGTCTCGGACGGTGGGCAGTTTATGGCGATCGGGTTTGCCCAGGGCAACATCTCCCTGTACCGCGGGGACATTAGCCGAGATCGGTCGAAAACGCTCAAACAGCTGACGGCCGGCACGAGCGACATCGCGGGTATCGCTTTCAAGCACTGCCACAAGCACACGCAAATGTTTGTCTGCTCGAACTCGGGCGTGTACGTGTACAACCTGCACAGTCGCGATAAGGAGATTCGCGTGATACTGGCCACCATGAAGAAACCGGTCGGTTGCTGTGCGCTGCAGACTGGCCACAACGAGGGCCACTTTATGGTGGGGCTAGAGGATGCGGTGTACTGCTACACGTCGGATGGTCGGGGGCCGTGCTACGCGCTGGAAGGCAACAAGACGCTGCTCCACTGGTATCGGTCCCatctgctggtggtgatgcgCAACCCGAGAAGTCCGGGCGGGTTCACGCTCACCGTCATCGACATACAGAACAAGTTCATCGTGTTCACCTCGCCGATAGAGGAGGTATCGGCGATTCTGACCGAGTTCGGCACCTGCTACATCCTGACGGAGGGCAAACAGATCCTCCATCTGGACGAGAAGGACCTGCAGAGCAAGCTGAACGTGCTGTTTAAGAAAAATCTGTACGACATTGCGGTGCGCATAGCCAAATGCAATCAGTACGATGCGGAAGGGCTGGCCGGCATTTTCAAGCAGTACGGCGACCATCTGTACAGCAAGGGCGATTTCGCCGGTGCGGTAGAGCAGTACGCGAAAACGATCGGCTACCTGGAGCCTTCGTACGTGATACAGCGCTTCCTGGACGCCCGCCACATACACTATCTCACGGACTATCTGCAAACGATACACGCGCAGGGCCGGGCGACGGCCGACCACAcgacgctgctgctgaacTGTTTCACGCGGCTCGATCGTACGACCCAGCTGAAGGAGTTTCTGAAGAACGATCAAAAGTCCAACCTGTTCGATATTGACGTAGCGATCAAGGTGTGCCGTGATGCGTCGTATGTGGAGGAGGCGTTGCAGCTGGCGAAAGCACACCGTAAGCATGACGCCTGCCTCAGCATACTGACGGAGGATATGGGTCAGTTTGAGGAGGCGCTGAACTACATCGAGTCGCTGGCGTGTGCGGAAGCGGAGCACAGTATAAAGCGCTACGGTTCCGTGCTGATGGCAAACTGTCCGTCCCGAACGATCGCGCTGCTGAAAAAACTCTGCACAGAGTATGCGACGAACCGGAACTCGACGCAGGGCAGGGACGCCCTGACGGTGGCCGACTTGCTGGCCGATCTAAACCTGAACGACGAGCGCGGCCACGGCAACCCGGAAGAGTTTATACATCTGTTCGACGATACGGAGCTGTTGATCGATTTTCTCGAGCATCTGATACGGTTCGTGCCGGCTAGCAGCCAGTGCGTGTACAGCACGCTGATCGAGCACTATCTGTACCGGTGGAAGGAAAGCACGGCGGTCGAGGAAAAGCTGCTCGATCTGCTCAAATTCAACACGGACCGGTACGACAAAAACCATGCGCTCGCCCAGTGCCGCATGCACGAGTTTTGGCCCGGCGTCATGTATCTGTACGAGGAGGATAAGCTGTACCATCTTATCATACGGCACTATCTGCGGCATCGGCAGTACGAGGAGCTGTTGGCGTGCTGCCGGAAGCTGGCTCACAACAATGCCTCCCTGTGGCTGCTGACGCTGAACGGGCTGAAGAACGATGCGCAAGCACCGCCGCATCTGTTCAACCAGATACTGCAAGTAATTT CTCAGAAAAGACTGCAGGCTCCGCTGCAGGTGCTCGACTGTCTGGCGGTGGATAACGGTCCCAACTTCCTCTCGGTGAAGGAATACTTTATGCAGGTGTTCCAGAAGGAACAGGACACCATCCGCAGTGAGGAGGAACAGGCGCGAGCGTACCGCGAAGAGTCGGTGTCCATTAAACGCTACATAAAGCACCTGCAGGAGGGTAATGTGGAGTTTCAAAACACAACCTGTGATGCGTGTAAGCAGCCGCTTTCGATGCCGGCCTTGTTTTTCCTCTGCAAACATTCCTACCATCAAGA CTGCATTCGAAGCTACACCGATACGGAACGGGACTGCCCCGTGTGCAATAAGAACAACATGCAACTAATCGAGGCGCTTAGAGCGCAGAGTGAGGCCCGCGATCAGCACGAAATGTTTCACGACCTGCTCGATCGCTCGCCGGAACCGTTCTCAGTGGTGGCCGACTACTTCGGGCGTGGTTTGTTCAATAAGCTGCTGATTGTTGAGGAAGGCGATCCACCGATGGAG ATTCCAGAGCCGCCCAAACAAACGGAAAGAGCAAAGCCAAGCCCATCCGTTGCGTACGAACCACGGCCGGCCATTCCGCCCCAACCAGCAGCGCCGGCGTACACGAGCGAAGCGAGACTACGCCAGGAGGAGGGCGGACGCTCGGGACAGCTGCGCATGGAGTCGCAGGAAAGTGAAATGCGCCTCCGGCTGATGGAACAGGAGCGCAtccggcagcggcagcaggcaGCCACTATGGCACAGCAGCAGATGAAGCTTCGGGACGATCGTCGCAGTCCCAAGATGCAATCCCCGTACGGCAGTCCGCGTCCCGCATCGGCCAGCGTCGATCTGAGCAAACAGCTGCTGAATCCATTCGAAAAGGCAAACGTCGTTCCGTCGTCGAAGCCGATCAGCAGCGCAAAAGATATCGCAAAAATACCGATCGCAACTACGGCACGCAATCCgttcgaggaggaggaggcggcgGACTACGACAATACCAAAAATCCGTTCGGTGAAGAGAGTGCACCGGCGGCAATCGATCGTTCCGCTGCTAGGAACCCGTTCGAGGAGGAGTACGACAGCAAGCTGGATCCATTTGCGGAGtaa
- the LOC1273294 gene encoding dolichyldiphosphatase 1, producing MSSPDLLLPNEPSLSVDENVAIDWQPITLTLVEYPKGDFVGKLLAWISLAPLGIGAGFVALILFRRDLHTIVFFLGMLVNECLNILLKHWIQEPRPVSRAQIWTEYGMPSSHSQFMCFFSTYVLLFIFIRLHHINNSNSARFERLVRLLVLAICWTAAFLVCFGRIYLLYHTLSQVLIGALVGTVMGALWFLLTHFVLTPYFPMVVLWRVSELFLLRDTTLIPNILWFEYTVTRHEARARSRKLVSMKSQ from the exons ATGTCCTCACCggatctgctgctgccgaaCGAACCGAGCCTGTCGGTGGACGAAAATGTGGCAATAGATTGGCAACCCATCACACTGACACTGGTGGAGTATCCCAAAG GAGATTTCGTCGGCAAATTGCTAGCCTGGATCAGTCTGGCCCCGCTCGGCATTGGTGCGGGGTTTGTCGCACTGATACTGTTCCGAAGAGACTTGCACACCATCGTGTTCTTTCTAGGGATGCTGGTAAACGAATGTCTTAACATCCTGCTGAAACACTGGATCCAGGAGCCACGGCCAGTGTCGCGCGCACAAATTTGGACCGAGTACGGCATGCCTTCATCGCACTCACAGtttatgtgctttttttcCACCTACGTACTCCTGTTTATCTTCATAAG ACTGCATCATATAAATAATAGTAATAGTGCCCGGTTCGAGCGACTAGTACGATTGCTGGTACTTGCCATCTGTTGGACGGCCGCATTTCTCGTCTGCTTCGGCAGGATCTACCTGCTCTATCACACACTTTCCCAAGTGCTGATCGGTGCCCTCGTCGGTACGGTAATGGGTGCGCTGTGGTTCCTGCTGACGCACTTCGTCCTCACGCCCTACTTTCCGATGGTCGTGCTGTGGCGCGTGTCGGAACTGTTCCTGCTGCGGGACACCACGCTCATACCGAACATACTGTGGTTCGAGTATACCGTTACGCGGCACGAAGCGCGCGCCCGGTCGCGCAAGCTGGTGAGCATGAAATCTCAGTGA
- the LOC1273293 gene encoding translationally-controlled tumor protein homolog, with protein sequence MKIWKDVFTGDEMFSDTYKVKLVDDVMYEVYGKHVSRTLGDVQLDGANPSAEEAEEGTESATESGVDIVLNHRLVETGFSDKKQFTTYLKDYMKKLVTRLEEKSPGEVEVFKTNINKVMKDLLGRFKDLQFFTGESMDCEGLIAMLEYRDIDGESVPVLLCFKHGLEEEKF encoded by the exons atgaaaatctGGAAGGACGTTTTCACCG GTGACGAGATGTTCTCGGACACCTACAAGGTCAAGCTGGTGGACGATGTCATGTACGAGGTGTACGGCAAGCACGTCTCCCGCACCCTGGGTGACGTGCAGCTGGATGGCGCCAACCCGTCCGCCGAGGAAGCCGAGGAGGGAACCGAATCCGCCACCGAAAGTGGAGTGGATATCGTCCTGAACCACCGTCTGGTTGAAACCGGATTTTCAGACAAGAAGCAGTTCACCACCTACCTGAAGGACTACATGAAGAA ACTTGTCACCCGGCTGGAGGAGAAGTCGCCCGGCGAGGTGGAAGTCTTCAAAACGAACATCAACAAAGTGATGAAGGATCTGCTCGGTCGCTTCAAGGACCTGCAGTTCTTCACCGGTGAATCGATGGACTGCGAGGGTCTGATCGCCATGCTGGAGTACCGTGATATCGATGGCGAGTCCGTGCCCGTGCTGCTCTGCTTCAAGCACGGTCTGGAGGAGGAGAAGTTCTAA
- the LOC1273292 gene encoding SRR1-like protein, with translation MSEVDAVANELDFKLVVTRKGKNRSKQRNKAHTFVHQLEDKERVDRTEFCHKTVLTQLQQAEADLLQSEFLRECLEKLEPVLVGVQDIICLGLGNFLDCTIARYQLAFIRCVRNKANLTAKGQFFDPVFTPSEVDTLQHALGETVLQENLEGKYSVERKTLFFLPHCPKQIVNNLLWKNWYPHRLPNVVLLCNSFSTVVNNAPDRLLRINAGYILRAVDLFQEVPLRNSFRFGDIFNDTSLHYFANNDRPAGDNAAVWDCTVEPSYAEDDLELISKEKVAKLAFA, from the exons ATGAGCGAGGTGGATGCGGTCGCGAACGAATTGGACTTTAAATTGGTGGTAacgaggaaaggaaaaaatcgCTCAAAGCAGAGAAACAAAGCACACACGTTCGTACATCAGCTGGAAGATAAAGAACGCGTCGATCGAACCGAATTTTGCCATAAGACAGTACT CACGCAGCTGCAGCAGGCCGAGGCGGACCTACTGCAGTCGGAGTTTTTGCGCGAGTGTTTGGAAAAGCTTGAGCCGGTCCTGGTCGGCGTACAAGACATCATTTGTCTCGGTTTGGGCAACTTTCTCGACTGCACGATTGCACGCTACCAGCTGGCGTTCATACGCTGTGTACGCAACAAAGCTAATCTCACCGCGAAGGGACAATTTTTCGATCCAGTGTTTACCCCGTCGGAGGTGGACACGCTGCAGCACGCCCTTGGTGAAACCGTCCTGCAGGAGAATCTCGAAGGCAAGTACAGTGTCGAGCGCAAAACACTGTTCTTCCTTCCACACTGTCCGAAGCAGATCGTGAACAACTTGCTGTGGAAGAATTGGTACCCGCACCGGCTACCGAACGTGGTGCTTCTTTGCAACAGTTTCAGCACGGTGGTGAACAACGCTCCGGACCGATTGCTGCGCATCAACGCGGGTTACATCTTGCGCGCGGTCGACCTGTTTCAGGAAGTGCCACTACGCAACAGCTTCCGCTTCGGCGACATATTTAACGACACTTCGCTTCATTATTTTGCGAACAACGACCGCCCGGCAGGGGACAACGCTGCCGTTTGGGACTGCACCGTAGAACCATCGTACGCGGAGGACGATCTCGAGCTCATTTCCAAGGAGAAGGTAGCAAAACTTGCATTTGCTTGA
- the LOC11175738 gene encoding protein FMC1 homolog, producing the protein MATAIRAAAGSRSLKQLLSELKAIRSAEDSGAFALASKYITDQYRRFETTEQQHCRAKEELQFTAETYRCYLESLRKLKDLNESYRGKGERSIRDTADMVGFKLPHDPK; encoded by the coding sequence ATGGCAACCGCTATCCGTGCAGCAGCCGGCAGCCGTTCGCTGAAGCAACTGCTTTCCGAGCTGAAAGCGATCCGGTCGGCCGAAGACTCCGGTGCGTTCGCGCTGGCCTCGAAGTACATCACCGACCAGTACCGGCGGTTCGAGACGACGGAACAGCAGCACTGCCGGGCGAAGGAGGAGCTGCAGTTCACGGCGGAGACGTACCGCTGCTACCTGGAGAGCTTGCGCAAGCTGAAGGACCTGAACGAAAGCTACCGCGGCAAGGGCGAACGCAGCATCCGCGACACGGCGGATATGGTGGGCTTCAAGCTGCCGCACGATCCCAAGTAG
- the LOC1273291 gene encoding flap endonuclease GEN: protein MGVKDLWNLLTPHMERKPLFELSNKVVAIDLSGWVCESLNVVDYFVHPRFYLRNLFFRTCYLLQTGITPVFVLEGTAPPLKYGVIVKRNQMQFRGARPKKIANCDKATVSSTQTTEKPAKPTEQKRNRFHHVLKQCEELLSAMGLVCVQAPGEAEALCAYLNRDNLIYGVISQDSDCFAYGAVRVFRNFCASQNGGSVEIYDLTRVNASVLQLGQEKIVAMALLSGCDYCPAGVMGVGRELVTRFISCYENGEILPKIRSWRKTADRLTELEIRAEDKNICSECGHVGKQLQHRRAGCLDCRMKPGCNETRWKQQRCNIRTELEIKRKALKDPEFPHEPIIEEFLTRPCELPALDLSWRQPNLVKFIRSMSTYLQWNELYCFQKLLPLFTRWQVYAKEHPSCKRSSIFLEPDHIKKQRTPKGIASYEIVWKDAHNMFTGLIPQEQIDSYLAEAGNTLESLWSTIEPHDLVQTAYPELVDAFHASKSKGKKKKAPTIPSAAEDKPKKKVRTKKDKGQIPLKEFLAKANSQTQKEEMVEQRGNSSGSDTENHPNALNVSSEEACLSSVDHFLNFTAELEAIAEDRTANDTFNSSNFIERLCRPNYLQQALEEYMQLIETERKASALQQLLSQSGVALSREAEEELEEDGRVQHCIVLKRDILNASMGGNGQQLMNQSACQMLPSKKKRMSFFFEPIDIPPPEEQQEHGNEPDGMDMFECSLMLKDQIVVGPCDGESDINQTIIYDVDF from the exons ATGGGTGTAAAAGATCTCTGGAATTTACTAACTCCGCACATGGAGCGCAAGCCACTGTTCGAGCTGAGCAATAAGGTGGTTGCGATCGATCTTTCCGGCTGGGTGTGCGAAAGCTTGAACGTTGTGGATTATTTCGTCCATCCGCGGTTCTATCTACG CAATCTGTTCTTCCGTACCTGCTACTTGCTGCAAACCGGCATCACGCCTGTCTTTGTGCTGGAGGGCACGGCACCGCCGCTAAAGTACGGCGTAATCGTTAAGCGCAATCAGATGCAGTTCCGCGGAGCGCGCCCCAAGAAGATTGCCAACTGCGACAAAGCAACGGTCAGCAGTACGCAGACCACGGAAAAGCCCGCCAAACCGACGGAACAGAAACGGAACCGGTTTCACCATGTGCTGAAGCAGTGCGAGGAACTGCTCAGCGCCATGGGGTTGGTGTGCGTGCAGGCACCCGGGGAAGCGGAAGCCCTGTGCGCCTATCTAAACCGGGACAATCTCATCTACGGTGTGATCAGCCAGGATTCGGACTGCTTTGCGTACGGTGCCGTTCGTGTGTTTCGCAACTTTTGTGCCTCCCAGAACGGGGGCTCGGTCGAGATTTACGATCTTACCCGGGTGAACGCAAGCGTGCTGCAGCTCGGCCAGGAAAAGATCGTTGCCATGGCGCTACTGTCCGGCTGCGACTACTGTCCGGCCGGTGTGATGGGGGTGGGCCGGGAGCTGGTAACGCGCTTCATCAGCTGTTAcgaaaatggtgaaatattGCCCAAGATTCGATCCTGGCGTAAGACGGCCGATCGGCTGACGGAGCTGGAAATTCGAGCCGAAGATAAAAACATCTGCTCCGAGTGTGGTCACGTCGggaagcagctgcagcatcgCAGGGCCGGTTGTTTGGACTGTCGAATGAAGCCCGGCTGCAATGAGACGCGGTGGAAGCAGCAACGTTGCAACATTCGGACGGAGCTGGAAATTAAACGCAAAGCGCTGAAAGATCCGGAATTCCCACACGAACCGATCATAGAAGAGTTTCTTACCCGGCCGTGCGAGCTGCCAGCGCTTGACCTATCCTGGAGGCAGCCCAACTTGGTGAAATTTATT AGAAGCATGTCTACCTACCTGCAGTGGAACGAGCTGTACTGCTTTCAAAAGCTTCTACCACTCTTCACGCGCTGGCAGGTATACGCAAAGGAGCATCCTTCGTGTAAGCGAAGCAGCATCTTTCTCGAACCGGAtcatataaaaaagcaacGAACACCGAAAGGCATCGCTAGCTACGAAATAGTGTGGAAAGATGCGCACAACATGTTTACGGGGCTAATTCCGCAAGAGCAAATCGATTCCTATCTGGCCGAAGCGGGCAACACGCTCGAAAGCTTATGGAGTACGATCGAACCGCACGATCTGGTGCAGACGGCATATCCGGAACTGGTGGACGCCTTTCACGCAAGCAAAAGCAagggtaaaaagaaaaaagcaccCACCATACCATCGGCTGCCGAGGACAAACCGAAGAAGAAAGTCCGCACCAAGAAGGATAAGGGGCAAATTCCGTTAAAAGAGTTTCTAGCGAAAGCAAACAGCCAAACGCAGAAGGAGGAAATGGTCGAGCAAAGGGGCAACAGTAGCGGCAGTGATACGGAAAACCATCCAAACGCCCTAAACGTATCATCCGAGGAGGCGTGCCTGAGTTCGGTCGATCATTTCCTGAACTTTACCGCCGAGCTGGAAGCCATCGCGGAGGATCGCACAGCAAACGATACGTTCAATTCGTCCAACTTTATCGAACGCTTGTGCCGGCCAAACTATCTGCAGCAAGCGCTGGAAGAGTACATGCAACTTATTGAGACGGAACGGAAGGCCAGCGCATTGCAGCAGCTCCTCTCACAGAGTGGTGTTGCCCTGTCGAGGGAAGCGGAGGAAGAACTGGAAGAAGACGGCCGTGTGCAGCATTGCATCGTGTTGAAGCGTGATATACTGAACGCTTCAATGGGCGGTAATGGGCAGCAGCTGATGAATCAGTCCGCTTGCCAGATGCTACCGAGCAAGAAGAAGCGCATGAGCTTCTTTTTCGAACCAATTGACATTCCGCCTCCGgaggagcagcaggagcaTGGAAACGAACCGGATGGTATGGACATGTTCGAGTGTTCGCTTATGCTGAAGGATCAAATTGTGGTTGGACCGTGCGACGGGGAAAGTGATATCAATCAGACAATCATATACGATGTCGATTTTTAG